From the genome of Vicia villosa cultivar HV-30 ecotype Madison, WI linkage group LG2, Vvil1.0, whole genome shotgun sequence, one region includes:
- the LOC131645847 gene encoding glutelin type-D 1-like yields MDIDLTPKLLKKVYGDNGGSYYSWSPSELPMLREGNIGAAKLALEKNGFATPRYSDSSKVAYVLQGSGVAGIVQPESEEKVLAIKTGDALALPFGVVTWWFNKEDTELVILFLGDTSKAHKAGEFTDFFLTGPNGIFTGFSTEFVGRAWDLDETNVKTLVGKQTGKGIVKLDGSISLPEPKDGDRKGMVLNCLEAPLDVDVKNGGRVVVLNTKNLPLVGEVGLGADLVRLDGNAMCSPGFSCDSAFQVTYVVRGSGRVQVVGVDGKRVLETTLKAGNLFIVPRFFVVSKICDPEGMEWFSIITTPNPIFTHMAGSSSVWKALSSTVLQAAFNVDAETEKLFRSKRTGDAIFFPPPN; encoded by the coding sequence ATGGATATTGATCTCACTccaaaattgttgaagaaagtgtACGGTGACAATGGTGGATCGTATTACAGTTGGTCACCATCTGAACTTCCTATGCTGCGTGAAGGTAACATTGGTGCTGCCAAGTTAGCTCTTGAGAAGAACGGTTTTGCCACTCCTCGGTACTCCGATTCTTCCAAAGTTGCATATGTTCTTCAAGGAAGTGGAGTTGCTGGAATTGTGCAACCTGAATCAGAAGAGAAGGTTCTTGCAATTAAGACTGGTGATGCTTTAGCACTTCCTTTTGGTGTTGTGACATGGTGGTTCAACAAAGAGGACACTGAGTTGGTTATTTTGTTTCTTGGAGATACTTCAAAAGCACATAAGGCTGGTGAGTTCACTGATTTTTTCCTAACTGGTCCTAACGGAATCTTTACCGGATTTTCGACTGAGTTTGTGGGAAGAGCTTGGGACTTGGACGAGACCAATGTGAAGACCCTTGTTGGGAAACAAACCGGGAAAGGGATTGTGAAGCTTGACGGAAGCATCAGCCTTCCTGAGCCTAAAGATGGAGACAGGAAAGGTATGGTCTTGAATTGTCTAGAGGCACCATTGGATGTCGATGTTAAGAATGGCGGAAGGGTTGTTGTTTTGAACACCAAGAACCTTCCTTTGGTTGGTGAGGTTGGTCTAGGAGCTGACCTTGTGAGGCTTGATGGAAATGCCATGTGCTCGCCTGGATTCTCTTGCGATTCTGCTTTCCAGGTTACTTATGTTGTTAGGGGAAGCGGACGCGTTCaagttgttggtgttgatggCAAGAGGGTTTTGGAGACTACTTTGAAGGCTGGAAATTTGTTCATTGTCCCAAGGTTTTTCGTCGTCTCCAAGATTTGTGACCCCGAGGGAATGGAGTGGTTTTCTATCATCACTACTCCTAATCCCATCTTTACACACATGGCTGGAAGTTCTTCGGTGTGGAAGGCATTATCATCTACAGTTCTGCAGGCTGCTTTCAACGTAGATGCTGAAACTGAGAAACTCTTCCGTTCTAAGAGAACTGGAGATGCCATTTTCTTCCCTCCTCCAAATTAA